In Pseudonocardia sp. DSM 110487, the sequence CCCGCCGCGCGTCCCGAGCCCGTGACCGATCCGGCGCCGGACGACGCCGTGACGGAGCGGATCCCGATCGTGCCCGCGCCGCGCGCCGAACCGTCGCTGGGCCGGTCGAGCAGCCTGATGGCGCTGGGGAGCCTTGCCAGCCGGATCACCGGTTTCCTGCGGCAGGTCGCGCTGTTCACGGTGCTCGGCGCCACCGTGCTCAACGACTCGTACACGCTGTCGAACACCCTGCCGAACATCGTCTACGAGCTGCTCATCGGCGGAGCCCTGAGCAGCATGATGATCCCGCTGCTGGTGCGCGCCCAGCGGGAGGATCCCGACGGCGGAGAGGCCTACGCCCGCAAGCTGATCACGATCGCAGGCGCGGCGTTGCTGCTCGCCACGGCGGCCGGGATGCTCACCGCGCCCCTGTTGACCCAGCTCTACCTGGGCGGGCAGACCAGCAGCACGGCCGACCCACAGCTCGCCACGACGCTCGCTTACATGCTCCTGCCGCAGATCTTCTTCTACGGCCTCGGGGCGCTGCTCGGGGCCGTGCTCAACAGCCGCGGCTCGTTCGGGGCGTTCGGCTGGGCGCCGGTGCTGAACAACGTCGTCGTGCTCACCGTCGTCGGCGTCTACCTCGTCGTGCCCGACAGCTCCCGTCTGCTCGTGCTCGGCGTCGGGACCACGCTCGGGATCGTCGCGCAGACGCTCGTGCTGCTGCCCGCCGCGCGCCGGGTGGGCTTCCGGTACCGCCCGTTGTGGGGCTGGGACGCCCGCTTGACGAAGGCGGCGGGTCTCGGCGCGTGGGCGGTGGTCTACGTGCTGATCGGGCAGGCAGGCCTGATCGTCACCACCCGGGTGGCCACCGGCTCCGACGCCGGTGCATTCGCGATCTACACGAACGCGTGGCTGCTGTTGCAGGTGCCCTATGGCGTGCTCGGGGTGTCGTTGCTCACAGCGCTCATGCCGCGCATGTCCCGGGCCGCGGCCGACGGCCGAACCGGCGACGTGGCGGCCGACCTCGGGCTTGGCGGCAGGCTCGCATCGGTGCTGCTGGTGCCGATCTCGGTGCTGCTGACGGTGTTCGGCACCCCGGTCGGCATCGCGCTCTTCGGGCTGCGGTCGGGAAACCTGGACGGCGCAGCCCGGCTCGGCGCCGCGCTCGCGGTGTCGGCGTTCGGCCTGCTGCCCTTCGCATTCACGATGCTGCAGGCACGCGTGTTCTACGCGCTCACGGCCCACCGCACGGCCACGCTCGTTCAACTCTGCGTCGTGGCCACGAAGATCCCGCTGATGCTCGCCTGCCCGGTGCTGCTCGCGCCGGAGGACGTCGTTCTCGGCCTCGCCGCCGCCAACAGCGCCGCCTTCGTAGTGGGGGCGGTCGTCGGGCAGCTGATCCTGCGCCGGATGCTCGGCAAGGTCCCGACCGGTGCGGTGATCGGCGCAGCGGGCCGCGCATTGCTCGCTGCCGCAGCGGGCATGCTGCTCGCCGCAGGGGTGATCGCCCTCCTCGCCGCTGGCCCACTCGCCGCACTGGCCCCGCTGACCAGGGCGTGGGCCGAGCTGGGGGTGGCCGTTGTGCTCGGTGGACCGGTAACGGTGCTGGTCATGCGGCTGATAGGGATACGTGAGGTCGGTGTCGTCCTGAAGCGACTCGAACGGCTCGTCGACAGGGGGAAGCCTCGGCGCGGCACTCGCCGCTGACGTAGGCTCTGCCCCGGGCGAGGTGCGGTTCGCGAATGCCGGGGAGGGCGGAGCGGTGAGTGAGTTGGCGAGCCCACCTTCGGGTGCGGCCGCGCCCGGGGAGTCGCCCGAGGAAACGGCCGCTCCGGTGCACACCGCACCACACGTCCCAGAACAGCAGAGCTTGGACGACCGCGCGAACGACACCGCCGACGACACGGCCAACGAGCAGCCGACGGTGCGCACCACCCCCGCCACCGACCTGCCCACGGCGCCCGCGGTGGCCCCTGTGCCGTCGGGCACCATCGCGGGCAGCCTGCTGGCCAGCCGCTACCGGCTGCGCACCCGCGTCGGCACCGACCCCGCTGCGTGCGCTGAGTTCTGGCGGGCCGAGGACACGATCCTGCGCCGTGACGTCGCCGTCACCGTGCTGCGGCGCCCTGCGCCGGGCGCGGTGCTCGACGACGACCTCAGCGACGTCGCCCGTGCGGAGCAGATGGTGGTGCGGGCGCTGCGTTCCGGCAGCTTCGAGCACAACGGTGCCGCCCGGCTGCTCGACGTGCTCACACCGGGCGGCGCGAGCGTGCCCGACGACGTGCTGGGTGCCGCGGTCACCGAGTGGGTGCCGGGCCGCAGCCTCGGCGAGGTGGTGGCCGACGGCATGATCAAGCCGCTCGCCGCTGCCCGCGCCGTCGCCCCGCTGGCCGCCGCGGCGGAGGCCGCCCACCGGCACGGCCTCGTGCTCGGCTGCGACCACCCCCAGCGCGTCCGGATCACCCCGGACGGCCGCGCCCAGCTCTGCTTCGCGCTGCCCCGATCCGACGTCACGCCCGCCGACGACGTCCGCGGCCTCGGGGCAGTGCTCTACACGCTGCTCACCAACCAGTGGCCGCTGTCCTCCGCCGATGCCGCCCGCGCAGGGCTGGCCGCGGCCGAGCGCACGCCGGGCGGGGCGCTGCTGCCGCCGTCGGAGCTGCGGCCAGGGGTGCCGGTCGAGCTCGACACACTCACCCGCGGCACCCTCGGCCCCGACGGTGCGCCGGGGCACGTCCACACCGCCGCGGCGGTCCACCGGCTGCTCACCGAGGTGGTGGTCGAGGACGACCGGATGGCGTTGTTCCCGCCTGCCCACGACGGCGTGCCGTCCTCGCCGGGCGACGTCTGGCAGGACCGCGGCCGCACCGTCAGCCCTCCCGACCCGCAGCGCCGCCGCAAGATGACCATCGCGCTCACCGCGCTCGGCGCCGCGGTGCTGATGGTCCTCGGCTACCTGGGCGTGCAGCTGGGCGACATGTTCGTCGAGAGCGGCGGACCGCCCATCGTCGTCGAGGGCGAGCCGGTGCAGCCTGATCAGGGGCAGCCGCAGGTCGCGCCCGCCCCGGCCGGGCCCACCGTCGGCGGCATCGGCGTGGAGGTCTACGACCAGGGCGGCGACCCCGACAACGCCGACCGCGCCACCCGGATCATCGATCGCGACCCGGCAACGGCCTGGAACACCTCCTCGTACTACCAGCAGTTCCCGACGTACCGGCCGGGTATCGGGATCATGGTGTCGTTCGCGTCGGCGGTGCAGCTGTCCGACATCACGATCGAGTCGCCCAGCCGCGGCACAGTGGTCGAGATCCGCTCGGCCCCCTCCGCCGACTCCCCGTTGTCGGAGACGGAGAAGATCGCCGACGTCACGCTGGGAAGCGGTCGCACGCCGGTGTCGCTGGCCGGGAGCCAGCCCGTCGAGCACGTGCTGCTGTGGATCACGAAGCTGTCCGGGGAAGACGGGGCGTACTCGAGCGAGATCAGCGAGGTCGAGTTCCGCCGAGCCGGCGCCTGACCCGCAACCCCGGTGGTCGAGTAGCGCCGGCCCGCGCTACTCGACCACCGAGAGCGGGAGATAGGCGTCCAGCAGTGCCGCACCGCGCAGCATGGCGCGGCTCTGCCGGTCGTGCGCGGCGCGGCGTTCCGCCACCGCGGTCCGCAGCGCCTCCGGGCTGCCTGTGCGGCGCAGCCCCTCGAGGACGGGCCTGATCTGCTCGAATCCGTAGTGCCCCTGGCGCAGCATCGCGATGATCCGTGCGTCGCGGATCTCGACCGGGCCGTAGAGCCGGTACGCCGTGCCGCGCTCGCGGGTGGGGGTGAGCAGGCCGGCCGCGTCCCATACCCGCAGCGTCGACGTGCGCACCCGGAGCCGGGCCGCCAGCTCGCCGACCCGAAGCGCGGGCCCTGACTCCGGTTCCGCGTCGCGGAACTGCTCCACGAGTGCATCAAGGGCCTCGCCTGCCGAGTCGATGGCGAGCCGCTGCTCGTGCAGGGCCGCGTGGCCCTCGTCGACCAGCCGGAGTGCCCGCGTCAGGTCCGCGTCGTGGACGGCGAGCATGATCGCCGTCGCCGCACCGATGCCGAACCCGGGCACCAGCGCCCGGAACGTGCGCAATGCGTCCAGGTGCTCCTGGCGGTACGTGCGATAGCCGCTCTCCGTGCGCGATGCCGGCGGCAGGATGCCGGCGGCCTCGTAGTTGCGGACCTGCTGCGTCGAGATGGCGACCTCCCTGGCGAGGTCGACCGGGCGCAGTCGCTTCACGCCGTCATTCTGGCCGGACGAGTTCCTCCGAACGCCCACGGGCGGCGGTCCGCCCGACTTACTCTCCGATCGTGAGCGCACCGAGCGATGCGGACCTGCTTGCTGCGCATACGGCGGGCGACCAGCACGCGTTCGGTGAGCTGGTCGCCCGGTACCGGAACCGGATGTGGGGCATCGCCGTGCGCACCATGCGCCACCCCGAGGACGCCGCCGACGTCGTGCAGGAGGCGCTCGTGGCCGCCTACCGGCGGGCGGGCACCTACCGGGGCGAGGCTTCGGTCCGCACCTGGCTGCACCGCATCCTGGTCAACGCGTGCATCGACCGGCTTCGCAAGGAACGCCGTCACGCCACGGTGCCGCTCCCGGAGATCGAGCCCCGGGAACGGCGGCCGGACGTGGCGATGGACGTGGTCACCCGGCTCTCCCTCGTGGAGGCACTCGCCGAGCTGCCGGCACACCAGCGGGTGGCGGTGGTGCTGGTGGACGTGCAAGGTTGGCCCGTCGACGAGGTCGCCGAGGTGCTGGAGGTGCCCGTGGGCACCGTGAAGAGCCGCTGCGCCCGCGGCCGGGTCCGGCTGGGTGCGCTGCTGGGCCACCTGCGGGAGGAGGAGCGATGACGGATCCGCGCGAGCGGGCGGCCCTGCCCACCCACCTCCTCGCCGATCTCGACGCCGGCCTGCTCGATCCCGCACGGGCCGCCGAGGTCAGGGCCGCCGCGGCGCAGGACCCCGATGCCACGGCCGTGCTCGCCGGGCTGGACAAGACCCGGGCGGAGTTGGGCGAGCTCACCGATCCACCGGTGCCGGCGGAGTACGCCGCTCGATGGGACGCCGCGCTGGCAGGCGAGTCGGCCGTGCCGCCACGGCTCGGCTCCCGGCGACGCCGGATGCGGCCCGCACTCGTGGCGGCCGCTGTGCTCGCCGCCGCCGCCGTCGCGGGGCTGCTGCTCGGGACTCCGCAAGAGGCCGCCCCCATGTCCCTCGACGGAGTGGATCTGGTGACCGCGGGCCTCACCGTCCGGGGCGACTTCGATGTCGGCGAGCTGGCCGACCCGGCCCGGCGAGCCGGCTGCCTGCGTGCCGTCGCCGCACCCGGGGTTGCGCCCGGCGCCCCGCTCCTCGGCGGCCGGGATGTCGTTCTCGGTGGGCGGGACGGGGTACTCCTGCTGTTGGCGACGGGTGAGCGCGGCCGCATGCACGTCGTCGTCGTCGCGCCCGGCTGCGGCCCCGATGGCGGCACTCTGCTCGATGCGCGGACGATCGGAGAGTGAGTCCGCTCACGCGCCGGTGCGGCCCCCGTACGTCGTGGAATGCCCGTTCCTGGGAAGGTGTTGCACGGCCTGTACGCGACGAGGGAGGACGCAACCCGTGAGCAGCGATCGAGCGAGCACCGACGAGGTTCGCGAACTGATCATCGTCGGGTCGGGGCCGGCAGGCTACACCGCAGCGGTGTACGCCGCGCGCGCCCAGCTGCGCCCCCTCGTGTTCGAGGGCACGCAGTTCGGCGGCGCGCTCATGACCACCACCGAGGTCGAGAACTACCCCGGCTTCACCGACGGGATCATGGGCCCCGAGCTGATGGAGCAGATGCGCGGCCAGGCGAAGCGCTTCGGAGCCGAGCTGCGCGCGGAGGACGTCGAGCAGATCTCGCTCGAGGGCGAGATCAAGTCGGTGGTGGCGAACGGCGTCACCTACCGCTCGAGGGCCATCATCCTCGCGATGGGCGCCGCGGCCCGCTACCTGCACGTCCCGGGCGAGCAGAACCTGCTCGGGCGCGGGGTGAGCGCCTGTGCCACGTGCGACGGCTTCTTCTTCCGCGACAAGGACATCGCGGTGATCGGTGGTGGCGACTCGGCGATGGAGGAGGCCACCTTCCTCACGCGATTCGCCCGCTCGGTGACGATCGTGCACCGCCGCGACGATTTCCGCGCCTCCAGGATCATGCTTCAGCGGGCCCAGGACGACCCGAAGATGCGCTGGCGGACCAACGCCGAGGTCGTGGAGGTGCTGGGTGAGGGCAGCGTCTCAGGCCTGCGGCTGCGCGACACGCAGACCGGCGAGGAGTCGGTGCTCGACGTCAGCGGGATGTTCGTCGCGATCGGCCATGACCCCCGCAGCCAGCTCGTGAAGAACGTGCTCGCCACGGACGAGAACGGTTACCTGGAGGTGGAGTCGCCGAGCACCCGCACGGCGATCCCCGGCGTGTTCGCCGCGGGCGACCTCGTCGACCACGTCTACCGCCAGGCCGTCACCGCGGCCGGCTCCGGATGTGCGGCCGCCATCGACGCCGAGCGCTGGCTCGCCGAGGCCCCGGTGCCCAGCGAACTGGTCGGCGGTGGCTACGGCGTCGCGTCCGAACAGGTCGCCGCCGTCACCGGCTGAACCACCAGACCCATCCCCAATCGAGTACCGGGGCAAGTTTCCAGGGAAACGGAGTACACATGGCCAACACCGTTGAGGTTACCGACGCCTCGTTCGAGAGCGCCGTCCTCAAGAGCGACAAGCCCGTCGTGGTCGACTTCTGGGCAACGTGGTGCGGGCCGTGCAAGATGGTCGCGCCCGTGCTCGACGAGATCGCGGGGGAGAACAAGGACAAGCTCACCATCGCGAAGCTGGACATCGACGCCAACCCGGCCACCGCACGCGACTACCAGGTGATGTCCATCCCCACGATGATCGTGTTCAAGGACGGCAAGCCCGTGAAGCAGATCGTCGGCGCCAAGCCGAAGGCCGCTCTGCTCTCCGACCTGTCCGATTACCTGGCCTGACGCGCTCAGACCGCGTGCCCCGCTCCCGTTCGCCGGGGGCGGGGCACAGGTTTTATCACGACACGAACACGTCCGGACACGGCCCGCTGTCCGCGCAACCGCGGGCGGCAGGGCAGAATGGTCGGCGGCCCGGATCGGGGGCGGGCGGTCCGAGAACGGGAAGCCACGACAGCGAGCGAGGGGTGCATGCAGCTGCTGCGCCGAGGTGACAGCGGTCCGGGAGTCGTCGAGATCCGGTCCACGCTGCGACGGTTCGGCCTGCTGCCCGCGGCCGCCGTCGACGAGGTCCACGAGGACGTCTTCGACGCCGATGCGGAGCAGGCGGTCCGCGCGTTCCAGCAACAGCGGGGTCTCATCACCGACGGGATCGTCGGGCCGGCCACCTACCGCGCGCTGCGCGAGGCCGGCTGGCAGCTGGGTGACCGGATGCTCGCCCTCATGATCTCCGCCCCGATGAGCGGCGACGATGTGGTCGCGCTGCAGGAGCGCCTCCTCGAACTCGGCTACGATCCGGGCCGTGCGGGCGGGGTGTTCGACGAGCAGACCGAGGCCGCGCTGAGGAAGTTCCAGCGCGAGTACGGGCTCGTCCCCGACGGGCTGTGCGGCCCGGCCACCCTCCGATCCCTGCGCCAGCTCGGCCGGAAGGTCACCGGCGGCCGTCCGGCGCTCCTGCGCGAGCAAGAGCTGCTGCGCCAGGCCGGTCCCCGGTTGCGCGGCAAGCGGATCGTCGTCGATCCGGGACACGGGGGCCCCGACCGCGGCGTCGTCGTCGCGGGTGTGGCCGAGGCCGACATCGTCTGGGATCTGGCGCGCAGGCTCGTCGGCCGGATGACCGCTACCGGGATGGACGCCATGCTCTCGCGGCAGGAGGACACCTGCCCCACCGAGACCGAGCGGGCCGCGTTCGCCAATCACGCGGGCGCCGACCTCGTGCTGTCACTGCACACCGACGCCAACCGCAGCATGCACGCGCAGGGCCTGGCCACGTTCCACTTCGGCAACGGTTCCGGCGCCACCTCGACGGTCGGAGAGGCGCTCGCGGGCTTCATCCAGCGCGAGCTGCTCACTCGCACCGGCATGCAGGACTGCCGCACCCAGGCGCGCACGTGGGAACTGCTGCGGCTCACCAGGATGCCCACGGTCCGCGTGGAGATCGGCTACCTCACCCACATCGGCGACCGGCGTCGGCTCCTCGACCCGGCGTTCCGCGACGTGGTCGCGGAAGGCATCCTCGTGGCGGTCAAGCGGCTGTATCTGCTCGGCCAGGACGACCAGCCGACCGGAACGTTCACTTTCTCCGATGTACTCGCGCGCGAACTCGAGCGCGGCGGGGCCCAGGCGATCTGAGAGACGATCACCATCGGGGTCGCGCCCATCGGGTTCGACCGGTCCTGGCAGGCCCTCAGTGAGGCGTACAGAGCGCCCTGAACTGGCCGCTGACGGTCGCTCCGGACCGGGTGGGTATCGAACGGAGGGGGTCCGACCGAACGCCGCTGGCCTGCTGCATCGGAATGGTGATCGTGCCGAGCAACTGCTCCAGCGCCGCCTCCACGTCTTCCTTCCACGTCATCGCGGAGCGGAGCTCCATGCGCAGGCGCGGGAAGCGCGGGTGCGGCCGGATGGTCTTGAAGCCGACCCCGCGGAGGAAGTCGGCGGGGATGAGACAACCCGGCTCGATGCCGGGCCGCTGCTCACCGAACACCTCGATGGCCTTGACGCCGCGCCGGGTGAGGTCGCGCACGACTGCCTGGGCGAGCATGCGGCCGAGCCCTTCGCCCGAGAACTCGGGCAATACCTGCATCGTGGTGAGCAGGACGGCGTCGGCGGACACGGGACCGGTGGGCATCTCGGCCGCCCGTGGCACCGCCGACGGGGGCGCGTAGATCACATAGCCCGCGGGCGCTCCGGCCATGTAGACGACACGGCCGCACGATCCCCACTCGAGCAACACCTCGGAGACCCACGCCTCCTTCTCCAGCTCAGTGGAGCCGAAGTCAGCCGCCTGCTTGCCGAGATGCTCGGACAGCTCCCAGAAGACGCACCGCCTGCACCGTTTGGGCAGATCGTCCAGATTGTCCAGAGTAAGCGATGCCACGTGCCAGGACAAACCAACCTCCGGCGGCGAGGAGCCATCGCGAACACGGACATACGGCGCCGTTCGCCGCGCCGACCTCGAGAACCATAGATCGATCCAGCTTGGAACGACACCCCAGCTGCTGTGACCGGCGCCCCTACCACGACGATCGGTCGCAGGTTCCCCCGTTCCGGGTATCGGGAGGCGAGTGGCCTTCCTGACGACCGCGGCCGCGCCGGTGAACGCACCCCATAGACTCGGGCGCTCGAAGTCACAGAGGATCCGGGAGGTCCACCGTGCCGCATCCGGCCACGTCTCCATCGCCGTTCGACGCCGTGCCCGCAAGCGCAGGGTCGGCAGCGGCGGCGGACGCGCCGCGGCCGGAGCCCACGGAGCGGTTCGCCGCCCGTACCGCCGGTATGACGGCGTCGGAGATCCGCGCGCTGTTCGCCGTGGCGAGCCGACCCGAGGTGGTCTCGCTCGCCGGTGGTATGCCGAACCTCGCCGCCCTCCCGCTCGACGCACTCGCGGTGGAAGTTGCGGACCTGGTGCAGCGCGAGGGTCAGGTCGCACTGCAGTACGGCTCCGCCCAAGGCGTGCCGGCGTTGCGGGACCAGATCTGCGAGGTGATGGCGCTCGAGGGGATCCGAGCCGACCCCGACGACGTCGTCGTCACCGTCGGTTCGCAGATGGCGCTCGACCTCGTGACGCGCATCTACTGCGATCCCGGCGACGTCGTGCTCGCCGAGGGGCCGTCGTACGTCGGCGCGCTCGGCAGCTTCGCCGCGTACCAGGCGCGCGTCGTGCACGTCGCGATGGACGAGCACGGCCTCGTCCCCGACCTGCTGCGCGGCGCGCTGCGGTCGCTCGCCACCGAGGGGATCACCCCGAAGTTCCTGTACACGATCCCGAACTTCCACAACCCGGCCGGCGCCACCCTCGCCGTCGAGCGGCGGGCCGAGGTGCTCGAGATCTGCGCGTCGTACGGCGTTGCGGTCGTCGAGGACAACCCGTACGGGCTCCTCGGGTTCAGCGGTCACACATATCCGGCGCTGCGATCCATGGACCGCGATGTGGTGTACCTCGGGTCGTTCTCGAAGACGTTCGCCTCCGGTCTGCGCGTGGGCTGGGCGCTCGTGCCGCCCGCGGTGCGCGACCGGCTCGTGCTCGCCGCGGAGTCGGCCTCGCTGTGCCCGCCGAGCTTCACGCAGATGCTCGTGTCGCGGTACCTCGGGGCGCACGACTGGCGTGCCCAGATCAAGACCTACACCGAGGCCTACCGCGACCGGAGGGACGCCATGCTCGAGGCGCTCGCCGCGCACATGCCCGAGGGTTGCACGTGGAACGTGCCGGACGGCGGCTTCTACGTTTGGCTCACCGTGCCCGAGGGCGTCGACACGAAGGCGATGCTGCCGCGGGCGGTCACCGCGCGCGTCGCATACGCGTCCGGCACCGGCTTCTACGCCGACGGGTTCGGCAGCAGGCAGCTGCGGCTGTCCTACTGCTACCCGACGCCGGAGCGCATCATCGAAGGCGTGCGCCGGCTGGCCGCCGTGCTCGAGGCCGAGCTCGACGTCATGCGCACCTTCGGCAGCTCGGCACGCCCCGCGCTCGGCAGCGGGCCGCAGGCGCCCAGCCCGCACACTCCCTGATCGCATCGGTGCCGCAGAATGCGGCGGTGATCGAACGAACCGTGGCCGTGCTGGCCGGTGGGCTCTCCCACGAACGCGAGGTCTCCCTGCGGTCCGGCAGGCGACTCGCCACCGCGCTCCGCGCCGCCGGTTCCGACGTGCGTGAGTGGGACGTCGACGGTTCGCTCGTGACGCGGCTGCGCAGCGATCCGCCGGACGCGGTCGCCATCGCACTGCACGGGGGAGAGGGCGAGAACGGGTCGGTGCAGGCCGTCCTCGAGCTGCTCGACGTCCCGTTCGTCGGCACGCCGGCACAGGCGTGTCGGCGAGCGTGGGACAAGCCGACGGCGAAGGCGGAGCTCGCGGGTGCGGGGCTCGACACGCCGGACTGGGTGGCGCTGCCACACGCCGCATTCCGCGCGCTCGGCGCGCAGGCAGTTCTCGACGCGATGGTCGACCGCCTCGGCCTCCCGCTGATGGTGAAGCCCGACCAGGGCGGGTCCGCGCTGGGCGCTCAAGTCGTCACGGCGCGGTCCGAGCTTCC encodes:
- the trxA gene encoding thioredoxin — its product is MANTVEVTDASFESAVLKSDKPVVVDFWATWCGPCKMVAPVLDEIAGENKDKLTIAKLDIDANPATARDYQVMSIPTMIVFKDGKPVKQIVGAKPKAALLSDLSDYLA
- a CDS encoding D-alanine--D-alanine ligase; this translates as MIERTVAVLAGGLSHEREVSLRSGRRLATALRAAGSDVREWDVDGSLVTRLRSDPPDAVAIALHGGEGENGSVQAVLELLDVPFVGTPAQACRRAWDKPTAKAELAGAGLDTPDWVALPHAAFRALGAQAVLDAMVDRLGLPLMVKPDQGGSALGAQVVTARSELPAAMVSCLAYSDTVLAERFVRGTEVAVTVVDDGAGLRALPAVEIDVRGGVYDYTARYTPGAVSFHCPARLDDASLARLEETALTAHRLLGLRDVSRTDAVVDSDGRIQVLEVNVSPGITETSLLPLSVRAAGMKLGELYSALVERAIARSRFT
- a CDS encoding PLP-dependent aminotransferase family protein → MPASAGSAAAADAPRPEPTERFAARTAGMTASEIRALFAVASRPEVVSLAGGMPNLAALPLDALAVEVADLVQREGQVALQYGSAQGVPALRDQICEVMALEGIRADPDDVVVTVGSQMALDLVTRIYCDPGDVVLAEGPSYVGALGSFAAYQARVVHVAMDEHGLVPDLLRGALRSLATEGITPKFLYTIPNFHNPAGATLAVERRAEVLEICASYGVAVVEDNPYGLLGFSGHTYPALRSMDRDVVYLGSFSKTFASGLRVGWALVPPAVRDRLVLAAESASLCPPSFTQMLVSRYLGAHDWRAQIKTYTEAYRDRRDAMLEALAAHMPEGCTWNVPDGGFYVWLTVPEGVDTKAMLPRAVTARVAYASGTGFYADGFGSRQLRLSYCYPTPERIIEGVRRLAAVLEAELDVMRTFGSSARPALGSGPQAPSPHTP
- a CDS encoding protein kinase family protein — its product is MSELASPPSGAAAPGESPEETAAPVHTAPHVPEQQSLDDRANDTADDTANEQPTVRTTPATDLPTAPAVAPVPSGTIAGSLLASRYRLRTRVGTDPAACAEFWRAEDTILRRDVAVTVLRRPAPGAVLDDDLSDVARAEQMVVRALRSGSFEHNGAARLLDVLTPGGASVPDDVLGAAVTEWVPGRSLGEVVADGMIKPLAAARAVAPLAAAAEAAHRHGLVLGCDHPQRVRITPDGRAQLCFALPRSDVTPADDVRGLGAVLYTLLTNQWPLSSADAARAGLAAAERTPGGALLPPSELRPGVPVELDTLTRGTLGPDGAPGHVHTAAAVHRLLTEVVVEDDRMALFPPAHDGVPSSPGDVWQDRGRTVSPPDPQRRRKMTIALTALGAAVLMVLGYLGVQLGDMFVESGGPPIVVEGEPVQPDQGQPQVAPAPAGPTVGGIGVEVYDQGGDPDNADRATRIIDRDPATAWNTSSYYQQFPTYRPGIGIMVSFASAVQLSDITIESPSRGTVVEIRSAPSADSPLSETEKIADVTLGSGRTPVSLAGSQPVEHVLLWITKLSGEDGAYSSEISEVEFRRAGA
- the murJ gene encoding murein biosynthesis integral membrane protein MurJ — its product is MTDPAPDDAVTERIPIVPAPRAEPSLGRSSSLMALGSLASRITGFLRQVALFTVLGATVLNDSYTLSNTLPNIVYELLIGGALSSMMIPLLVRAQREDPDGGEAYARKLITIAGAALLLATAAGMLTAPLLTQLYLGGQTSSTADPQLATTLAYMLLPQIFFYGLGALLGAVLNSRGSFGAFGWAPVLNNVVVLTVVGVYLVVPDSSRLLVLGVGTTLGIVAQTLVLLPAARRVGFRYRPLWGWDARLTKAAGLGAWAVVYVLIGQAGLIVTTRVATGSDAGAFAIYTNAWLLLQVPYGVLGVSLLTALMPRMSRAAADGRTGDVAADLGLGGRLASVLLVPISVLLTVFGTPVGIALFGLRSGNLDGAARLGAALAVSAFGLLPFAFTMLQARVFYALTAHRTATLVQLCVVATKIPLMLACPVLLAPEDVVLGLAAANSAAFVVGAVVGQLILRRMLGKVPTGAVIGAAGRALLAAAAGMLLAAGVIALLAAGPLAALAPLTRAWAELGVAVVLGGPVTVLVMRLIGIREVGVVLKRLERLVDRGKPRRGTRR
- a CDS encoding MerR family transcriptional regulator: MKRLRPVDLAREVAISTQQVRNYEAAGILPPASRTESGYRTYRQEHLDALRTFRALVPGFGIGAATAIMLAVHDADLTRALRLVDEGHAALHEQRLAIDSAGEALDALVEQFRDAEPESGPALRVGELAARLRVRTSTLRVWDAAGLLTPTRERGTAYRLYGPVEIRDARIIAMLRQGHYGFEQIRPVLEGLRRTGSPEALRTAVAERRAAHDRQSRAMLRGAALLDAYLPLSVVE
- the trxB gene encoding thioredoxin-disulfide reductase, producing the protein MSSDRASTDEVRELIIVGSGPAGYTAAVYAARAQLRPLVFEGTQFGGALMTTTEVENYPGFTDGIMGPELMEQMRGQAKRFGAELRAEDVEQISLEGEIKSVVANGVTYRSRAIILAMGAAARYLHVPGEQNLLGRGVSACATCDGFFFRDKDIAVIGGGDSAMEEATFLTRFARSVTIVHRRDDFRASRIMLQRAQDDPKMRWRTNAEVVEVLGEGSVSGLRLRDTQTGEESVLDVSGMFVAIGHDPRSQLVKNVLATDENGYLEVESPSTRTAIPGVFAAGDLVDHVYRQAVTAAGSGCAAAIDAERWLAEAPVPSELVGGGYGVASEQVAAVTG
- a CDS encoding N-acetylmuramoyl-L-alanine amidase, which codes for MQLLRRGDSGPGVVEIRSTLRRFGLLPAAAVDEVHEDVFDADAEQAVRAFQQQRGLITDGIVGPATYRALREAGWQLGDRMLALMISAPMSGDDVVALQERLLELGYDPGRAGGVFDEQTEAALRKFQREYGLVPDGLCGPATLRSLRQLGRKVTGGRPALLREQELLRQAGPRLRGKRIVVDPGHGGPDRGVVVAGVAEADIVWDLARRLVGRMTATGMDAMLSRQEDTCPTETERAAFANHAGADLVLSLHTDANRSMHAQGLATFHFGNGSGATSTVGEALAGFIQRELLTRTGMQDCRTQARTWELLRLTRMPTVRVEIGYLTHIGDRRRLLDPAFRDVVAEGILVAVKRLYLLGQDDQPTGTFTFSDVLARELERGGAQAI
- the sigM gene encoding RNA polymerase sigma factor SigM; protein product: MSAPSDADLLAAHTAGDQHAFGELVARYRNRMWGIAVRTMRHPEDAADVVQEALVAAYRRAGTYRGEASVRTWLHRILVNACIDRLRKERRHATVPLPEIEPRERRPDVAMDVVTRLSLVEALAELPAHQRVAVVLVDVQGWPVDEVAEVLEVPVGTVKSRCARGRVRLGALLGHLREEER
- a CDS encoding GNAT family N-acetyltransferase, coding for MSWHVASLTLDNLDDLPKRCRRCVFWELSEHLGKQAADFGSTELEKEAWVSEVLLEWGSCGRVVYMAGAPAGYVIYAPPSAVPRAAEMPTGPVSADAVLLTTMQVLPEFSGEGLGRMLAQAVVRDLTRRGVKAIEVFGEQRPGIEPGCLIPADFLRGVGFKTIRPHPRFPRLRMELRSAMTWKEDVEAALEQLLGTITIPMQQASGVRSDPLRSIPTRSGATVSGQFRALCTPH